The genomic DNA CCAAGATCTTCTGGGGCGGTCCGGGACCGAACGACCGCGGCCTGTCGCGCAAGCACGTCATGGAGGGCACCGACGCCGCGCTGAAGCGGCTGGGCCTGGACTACGTGGACCTGATCTTCTGCCACCGCCCCGACCTCGAGACGCCGATCGAGGAGACCGTGCGGGCCATGCACCGGGTCGTGGAGAGCGGCCGGGCGTTCTACTGGGGCACCAGCGAGTGGAGCGCCGCGCAGATCCGCCGGGCCCACGACATCGCGCGCGCCGAGCACCTGACCCCGCCGACCATGGAGCAGCCGCAGTACCACATGCTGCACCGCCACCGCGTCGAGGTCGAGTACGCGCCGCTCTACGAGGAGATCGGCCTGGGCACCACGATCTGGTCGCCGCTGGCCAGCGGCATCCTGACCGGCAAGTACAACGACGGCATCCCCGAGGGCTCGCGCATGTCGCTGCCGAACTACCAGTGGCTGCGCCCCCACCTCGAGAGCGAGGAGGGCCGCCAGAAGATCGCCAAGGTCAAGCTGCTGGCGCCCCTGGCGCG from bacterium includes the following:
- a CDS encoding aldo/keto reductase; amino-acid sequence: MEYRFLGKSGLKVSALSFGSWVTFGDQMDVDLAHDCMKAAVDAGVNFFDNAEVYAAGRSEEIMGEVLRRAGWKRSDLVISTKIFWGGPGPNDRGLSRKHVMEGTDAALKRLGLDYVDLIFCHRPDLETPIEETVRAMHRVVESGRAFYWGTSEWSAAQIRRAHDIARAEHLTPPTMEQPQYHMLHRHRVEVEYAPLYEEIGLGTTIWSPLASGILTGKYNDGIPEGSRMSLPNYQWLRPHLESEEGRQKIAKVKLLAPLARELDCTMAQLAIAWCLANDDVSTVITGASRPEQVTENMKALEVAARLTPEVLERIEGILDNRPQPEKCWRGM